The Capsicum annuum cultivar UCD-10X-F1 unplaced genomic scaffold, UCD10Xv1.1 ctg27832, whole genome shotgun sequence genome includes the window AACTTCTGATGTATacaagtaggcacttaaacttatataaagttgaacaagtagacacacacgtCTATGTGCCATAATACATATAGGACAAAAATTGGCCATGTAGAATGTCACATAGGGCATATGTGTCCACTTGTTctattttatacaagtttaagtgtctacttatgCAAATCCAAAGTTGGAGGTCTGTGATCTGAGGCCAAGTTAAAGagtatgtttatgtattgtgccaATTAGTAATCTGTATAGGTAGCTTACGTGTTATATATAATAGGTTAAAATATAGAGATATTATAAAACATCTTTAAATTGTCAGTGTTTATAAATTAAATCTAGGTCGAATAGCCATACGACACCTCTACTTGTCTCCTAGTGATATCCCGTCTCTCCTACTCCACGTACCGGAATGAAACCCCATGGAGCGAAAGGGACAAGACGTTACAATGTTTGTTGGTGAGACGGTGGGTAGCTCGATATTACCTTCATGAAAATGGCATCTGCTTTCGGTACCTAACAAATATGTCACCACCAACCTGCTCGACACCTAGATAAAATTTAGGAAAGTGATTAGTACGCAGCACAAACCAAAGGACAAGAACGTTAATGTATTTATCAATCCTAAGTGGAGACTAAGACATCTTAATTAGCTTAATTACCTGGATAAGCTGGAGCATCTTTAATAACATGTGGCAAATCAAAGTTAATGCCCTTAATGGAAGGATACTTAGAGACAATCATGTTCATAGTAGCCCCAGttccaccaccaacatcaacaatggAATTGAGTCCTTCAAATCCCTTGTAGTCTTCGAGAATCTTCTTCA containing:
- the LOC124890958 gene encoding LOW QUALITY PROTEIN: caffeic acid 3-O-methyltransferase-like (The sequence of the model RefSeq protein was modified relative to this genomic sequence to represent the inferred CDS: inserted 1 base in 1 codon; added 30 bases not found in genome assembly), which gives rise to MTTFEYHGTDPRFNKVFNRAMSDITTMSMKKILEDYKGFEGLNSIVDVGGGTGATMNMIVSKYPSIKGINFDLPHVIKDAPAYPGVEQVGGDIFVXVPKADAIFMKVISSYPPSHQQTL